In Streptococcus dysgalactiae subsp. dysgalactiae, the following are encoded in one genomic region:
- the mnmG gene encoding tRNA uridine-5-carboxymethylaminomethyl(34) synthesis enzyme MnmG: MTHEFTESYDVIVIGAGHAGVEASLATSRMGCKTLLATINLDMLAFMPCNPSIGGSAKGIVVREIDALGGEMGKNIDKTYIQMKMLNTGKGPAVRALRAQADKSLYAREMKHTVEKQANLTLRQTMIDDILVEDGRVVGVLTATGQKFAAKAVVVTTGTALRGEIILGELKYSSGPNNSLASVTLADNLKKLGLEIGRFKTGTPPRVKASSIDYDQTEIQPGDDKPNHFSFMSKDADYLKDQIPCWLTYTNQISHDIINQNLYRAPMFSGIVKGVGPRYCPSIEDKIVRFSDKERHQLFLEPEGCDTEEVYVQGLSTSLPEDVQKELIHSIKGLEKAEMMRTGYAIEYDIVLPHQLRATLETKLISGLFTAGQTNGTSGYEEAAGQGIIAGINAALKVQGKPELILKRSDAYIGVMIDDLVTKGTLEPYRLLTSRAEYRLILRHDNADMRLTEIGRDIGLVDDDRWNAFEIKKNQFDNELKRLDSIKLKPIKETNDRVQDLGFKPLTDAMTAKEFMRRPEIDYATVVSFVGSAAEDLDAKIIELLETEIKYEGYIRKALDQVAKMKRMEEKRIPANIDWDAIDSIATEARQKFKKINPETIGQASRISGVNPADISILMIYLEGNGKARRKS; this comes from the coding sequence ATGACACATGAATTTACAGAAAGCTATGACGTCATTGTCATAGGTGCAGGTCATGCTGGTGTTGAAGCGAGTTTGGCCACTAGTCGTATGGGTTGTAAAACTTTATTGGCAACAATCAACCTTGATATGTTGGCTTTTATGCCGTGTAATCCTTCTATTGGAGGATCTGCTAAAGGGATAGTAGTACGAGAAATCGATGCTCTTGGCGGCGAAATGGGTAAAAATATTGATAAAACCTATATCCAGATGAAAATGCTTAATACAGGTAAGGGACCAGCTGTACGCGCTCTGCGAGCTCAAGCAGATAAATCCCTGTATGCGCGTGAGATGAAACATACCGTTGAAAAACAGGCTAATTTGACTCTTCGCCAAACGATGATTGATGATATTCTAGTGGAAGATGGTCGAGTGGTAGGTGTTTTAACAGCAACAGGACAAAAATTTGCGGCTAAAGCTGTTGTAGTGACAACAGGAACAGCCCTCCGTGGGGAAATTATTTTAGGAGAGCTCAAATATTCCTCTGGTCCTAATAATAGTTTGGCCTCAGTAACCTTAGCAGATAATTTAAAAAAACTCGGCTTAGAAATTGGCAGATTTAAAACAGGTACTCCTCCTCGTGTCAAAGCATCTTCTATTGATTACGATCAAACGGAAATTCAGCCAGGTGATGACAAACCTAATCATTTTTCATTTATGTCAAAAGATGCTGATTATCTCAAAGATCAAATTCCATGCTGGTTGACTTATACGAATCAAATCAGTCATGATATCATTAATCAGAACCTTTACAGAGCACCGATGTTTTCTGGTATCGTTAAAGGTGTTGGCCCTCGTTATTGCCCATCCATTGAAGATAAGATTGTTCGCTTTTCAGATAAAGAACGTCATCAACTTTTCCTAGAGCCAGAAGGATGTGATACAGAGGAAGTGTATGTTCAAGGTCTGTCAACGAGTCTTCCAGAAGATGTTCAAAAAGAATTGATTCATTCTATCAAGGGACTTGAAAAGGCTGAAATGATGCGAACTGGTTATGCTATTGAATATGATATTGTTTTACCTCATCAGCTACGTGCCACGCTTGAAACTAAATTAATTTCAGGGCTCTTTACGGCTGGGCAAACCAATGGAACTTCTGGGTACGAAGAGGCTGCTGGTCAAGGGATTATTGCTGGTATCAATGCTGCTCTTAAAGTTCAAGGTAAGCCAGAGCTTATTTTGAAACGGAGCGATGCTTATATTGGCGTTATGATTGATGATTTGGTTACCAAAGGAACCTTGGAACCTTATCGATTGTTGACATCGCGAGCTGAGTATCGTTTGATTTTACGTCATGATAACGCTGATATGCGGTTGACAGAAATTGGTCGCGACATTGGGTTGGTTGATGATGACCGTTGGAATGCTTTTGAAATTAAGAAAAACCAATTTGATAACGAATTAAAACGGTTAGACAGTATCAAGTTAAAACCGATTAAAGAAACCAATGACCGCGTTCAAGATCTAGGCTTCAAACCGTTAACCGATGCGATGACTGCTAAAGAATTCATGCGTCGTCCAGAAATTGATTACGCTACGGTGGTTTCTTTTGTTGGGTCTGCGGCAGAAGATTTAGATGCTAAAATCATTGAACTTTTGGAAACAGAAATCAAGTACGAAGGCTACATTCGTAAGGCTTTAGATCAAGTTGCTAAGATGAAGCGGATGGAAGAAAAAAGAATTCCTGCTAATATTGATTGGGATGCTATTGATTCCATTGCAACGGAAGCGCGTCAAAAATTTAAAAAGATTAATCCTGAAACGATTGGTCAAGCTAGCCGTATTTCGGGCGTTAACCCTGCTGATATTAGCATTTTAATGATCTATTTAGAAGGAAATGGTAAGGCGCGTCGTAAATCCTAG
- a CDS encoding NUDIX hydrolase: MGMDFRTTRGQTTFSLRASALMIREDKIFLTRDATGKYYTIGGASLVGEKTRETVLRETLEEVGISVEVNQLAFVVENRFYSADVFWHNIEFHYLVHPLEEPKLEMIENTKKQMCEWVPISQLDQINLVPEFLQTELAKWPGHIVHIEG, encoded by the coding sequence ATGGGAATGGATTTTAGAACGACTAGAGGTCAGACAACCTTTAGTTTAAGAGCTAGTGCTTTGATGATTAGAGAGGATAAGATTTTTTTAACCAGAGATGCAACTGGCAAATATTACACCATTGGTGGTGCAAGCCTAGTAGGTGAAAAAACACGTGAGACTGTTTTACGTGAAACCTTAGAAGAAGTCGGAATCTCTGTCGAAGTGAATCAATTAGCTTTTGTTGTTGAGAATCGATTTTATAGTGCCGATGTTTTTTGGCATAATATTGAATTTCATTATCTTGTTCATCCTTTAGAAGAGCCTAAACTTGAGATGATAGAAAATACCAAGAAACAGATGTGTGAATGGGTTCCAATTAGTCAGCTGGATCAAATTAATCTCGTTCCTGAGTTTTTACAAACCGAGTTGGCTAAATGGCCAGGACATATTGTCCACATTGAAGGCTAA
- a CDS encoding MarC family protein, whose translation MVSKFILTFMAFFAIMNPLSNLPAYIALVADDDQIISKRIARKSLTIVFVIIAIIVMTGHALFTLFGITIAALRIAGGILVALTGYHMINGVHSPDAKHVGNELVADPTAVAVSPLAMPLFAGPGTIATAITLSQGGWEHRLITLTAFLLLCLLTYLLLLSAKDIARFLGQNIMAIITRLTGLILTTIGMQMLIMGIQGAFK comes from the coding sequence ATGGTTTCAAAATTTATATTGACCTTTATGGCTTTTTTTGCCATTATGAACCCCTTATCCAATTTACCAGCTTACATTGCCTTGGTAGCAGATGATGACCAGATTATTTCTAAAAGGATAGCTCGTAAAAGTTTAACGATTGTATTTGTTATTATAGCTATAATTGTGATGACAGGACATGCTCTGTTTACTTTATTTGGTATCACGATAGCTGCTTTAAGAATAGCAGGTGGTATTTTAGTGGCTCTAACAGGCTACCATATGATTAATGGTGTTCATTCACCAGATGCGAAACATGTGGGAAACGAGTTAGTAGCAGATCCAACGGCTGTTGCTGTGTCTCCCCTAGCTATGCCACTATTTGCAGGTCCGGGTACCATAGCTACAGCTATCACTTTATCTCAAGGAGGCTGGGAACATCGTCTCATAACCTTGACAGCTTTTTTGCTTCTTTGTTTACTGACTTACCTACTTTTGCTAAGCGCCAAAGATATTGCTCGTTTTTTAGGTCAAAATATTATGGCTATTATCACCCGGTTGACGGGGCTTATCCTGACAACTATAGGTATGCAAATGTTAATTATGGGTATTCAAGGAGCTTTTAAGTAA
- the mnmA gene encoding tRNA 2-thiouridine(34) synthase MnmA, with the protein MTDNSNTRVVVGMSGGVDSSVTALLLKEQGYDVIGVFMKNWDDTDEFGVCTATEDYKDVAAVADQIGIPYYSVNFEKEYWDRVFEYFLAEYRAGRTPNPDVMCNKEIKFKAFLDYAMTLGADYVATGHYAQVKRDEDGVVHMLRGADNGKDQTYFLSQLSQKQLQKTLFPLGHLQKPEVRQIAERAGLATAKKKDSTGICFIGEKNFKTFLSQYLPAQKGQMMTVDGRDMGEHAGLMYYTIGQRGGLGIGGQHGGDNQPWFVVGKDLSQNILYVGQGFYHESLMSTSLDASIVHFTREVPEEFTLKCTAKFRYRQPDSKVTVHVKGDKAEVVFAEPQRAITPGQAVVFYDGEECLGGGMIDMAYRDRQPCQYI; encoded by the coding sequence ATGACAGATAACTCAAACACACGTGTTGTTGTTGGTATGAGTGGTGGTGTTGATTCATCTGTGACAGCTTTGCTTTTAAAGGAGCAGGGGTACGATGTCATCGGTGTTTTTATGAAAAACTGGGATGATACAGATGAATTTGGTGTATGTACAGCAACTGAAGATTACAAAGATGTAGCAGCAGTTGCCGATCAGATTGGCATTCCTTACTACTCAGTTAATTTTGAAAAAGAATATTGGGATAGAGTCTTTGAGTATTTTCTAGCTGAGTACCGAGCAGGTAGAACTCCAAATCCTGATGTTATGTGTAACAAGGAAATCAAGTTTAAAGCCTTTCTTGACTACGCGATGACACTCGGGGCAGATTATGTGGCAACGGGACACTACGCTCAAGTAAAGCGAGACGAAGATGGTGTAGTTCACATGTTACGTGGTGCTGATAATGGTAAGGATCAAACTTACTTCTTAAGTCAATTATCTCAAAAACAATTGCAAAAAACTTTGTTCCCTTTAGGACATTTACAAAAACCAGAAGTGAGGCAAATTGCTGAGCGGGCGGGGCTTGCAACAGCTAAGAAGAAAGATTCAACTGGCATTTGTTTTATCGGAGAAAAGAATTTTAAAACCTTTTTAAGTCAGTATTTACCTGCTCAAAAAGGACAGATGATGACTGTTGATGGGCGTGACATGGGAGAACATGCTGGTCTCATGTATTACACTATTGGTCAACGTGGGGGTCTTGGAATTGGCGGTCAACATGGAGGAGACAATCAACCGTGGTTTGTGGTCGGTAAAGATTTGTCACAAAACATTTTATATGTTGGCCAAGGTTTTTATCATGAGTCACTGATGTCAACTAGTCTTGATGCCTCTATTGTTCACTTTACACGTGAGGTGCCAGAAGAGTTTACATTAAAATGTACCGCTAAATTCCGCTATCGTCAACCCGATTCCAAGGTTACTGTTCATGTTAAAGGAGACAAGGCAGAAGTTGTTTTTGCAGAGCCACAGCGTGCTATTACTCCCGGTCAAGCTGTTGTTTTCTATGACGGCGAAGAATGTCTTGGTGGTGGTATGATTGATATGGCCTATAGAGATAGACAACCTTGTCAATACATTTAA
- the sdaAB gene encoding L-serine ammonia-lyase, iron-sulfur-dependent subunit beta: MNAQKFQSVFDIIGPVMIGPSSSHTAGAVRIGKIVHSIFGELPDEVTFHLYNSFAKTYKGHGTDKALVAGIMGMDTDNPDIKCSLEIAHQKGIKIYWDILKDSNAPHPNTVKISVKKADKSMSVTGVSIGGGNIQVTELNGFSVSLSMNTPTIITVHQDIPGMIAKVTDILSSHNINIATMNVTRESAGEKAIMIIEVDCRECQETIKSIAKIPNIHNVNFFD; encoded by the coding sequence ATGAATGCACAAAAATTTCAATCAGTTTTTGATATTATTGGACCAGTAATGATTGGCCCTTCAAGTAGCCACACTGCTGGTGCAGTTAGAATTGGCAAGATTGTCCATTCCATATTTGGAGAACTTCCCGATGAGGTTACTTTCCATCTCTATAATTCATTTGCAAAAACTTATAAAGGACATGGAACTGATAAAGCTCTGGTTGCTGGAATTATGGGAATGGACACTGATAACCCTGACATCAAGTGTTCCCTTGAAATTGCCCACCAAAAAGGCATTAAAATTTATTGGGATATTTTAAAAGATAGTAATGCCCCCCATCCCAATACGGTTAAAATCAGTGTTAAAAAAGCTGATAAAAGCATGAGTGTTACTGGTGTTTCCATTGGAGGAGGAAATATCCAAGTTACAGAATTAAATGGTTTCTCTGTCTCATTATCTATGAATACTCCTACCATTATTACTGTCCACCAAGATATTCCTGGCATGATTGCAAAAGTCACAGATATCTTATCTTCTCATAATATCAATATTGCTACAATGAATGTTACTCGTGAATCAGCTGGAGAAAAAGCAATCATGATTATTGAAGTTGATTGTAGAGAATGTCAGGAAACTATCAAGTCGATTGCTAAAATTCCTAATATCCACAATGTCAACTTCTTTGACTAG
- the sdaAA gene encoding L-serine ammonia-lyase, iron-sulfur-dependent, subunit alpha: protein MFYTIEELVKQADQEFGGNVAELMITTEIEMTGRSREDIITIMSRNLEIMKESVQKGLTPTKSISGLTGGDALKMEHYIQEGKTLADTTVLTAVRNAMAVNELNAKMGLVCATPTAGSAGCLPAVLSTAIDKLNLSEKEQLEFLFTAGAFGLVIGNNASISGAEGGCQAEVGSASAMSAAALVKASGGTARQASQAIAFVIKNLLGLICDPVAGLVEVPCVKRNALGASFALVAADMALADIESQIPVDEVIDAMYQVGSAMPTAFRETAEGGLAATPTGRRYSKEIFGE from the coding sequence ATGTTTTACACTATTGAAGAACTTGTCAAACAAGCTGATCAAGAATTTGGTGGCAATGTAGCGGAGTTAATGATTACCACAGAAATTGAGATGACCGGACGAAGTCGAGAAGACATCATTACAATCATGTCTCGCAATTTAGAAATTATGAAAGAGTCCGTTCAAAAAGGGTTGACGCCTACCAAATCAATCAGCGGGCTAACAGGTGGTGATGCCCTCAAAATGGAACACTACATCCAAGAAGGGAAGACACTGGCTGATACCACCGTGCTCACTGCTGTTAGAAATGCCATGGCTGTCAATGAACTAAATGCTAAGATGGGGCTTGTTTGTGCAACCCCCACTGCTGGTAGTGCTGGTTGTCTGCCAGCTGTCCTTTCCACAGCCATTGATAAGCTTAACTTATCTGAAAAAGAACAATTAGAGTTCCTCTTTACAGCTGGTGCGTTTGGTCTTGTTATCGGAAACAATGCCTCTATTTCTGGAGCTGAAGGAGGATGTCAAGCAGAGGTGGGATCAGCATCTGCTATGAGTGCTGCTGCACTCGTCAAAGCATCAGGTGGTACCGCTCGTCAAGCCAGTCAAGCGATTGCTTTTGTTATCAAAAACCTATTGGGGCTTATTTGTGATCCTGTTGCTGGCTTAGTAGAGGTTCCTTGTGTGAAGCGAAATGCTTTGGGAGCAAGCTTTGCCCTCGTTGCAGCTGATATGGCTTTAGCTGACATTGAATCCCAAATCCCGGTAGACGAGGTGATTGATGCAATGTATCAGGTAGGTTCTGCTATGCCAACTGCTTTCCGTGAAACGGCTGAAGGAGGACTAGCAGCAACCCCAACAGGTCGTCGTTATAGTAAAGAAATTTTTGGTGAATAA
- a CDS encoding HAD hydrolase-like protein: MVDLSPGILNAFQYTFKQMNHIVPNASLLSTYIGSPLETTFRACFKNKDQVEQAILYFRAFYKESGGYQVSVYDNIETLLRTLVQEGFDLYVTTSKH; encoded by the coding sequence TTGGTTGACTTAAGTCCTGGTATATTAAATGCCTTTCAATATACTTTTAAACAAATGAATCACATCGTCCCAAATGCTAGCTTATTATCAACTTACATTGGCTCTCCTTTAGAAACAACTTTTAGAGCCTGTTTTAAAAATAAGGACCAAGTTGAACAAGCTATTTTATATTTCAGAGCATTCTACAAAGAATCTGGGGGCTATCAAGTATCTGTCTACGATAATATCGAGACACTTTTAAGAACGTTAGTACAGGAAGGCTTTGACCTATATGTAACCACTAGTAAACATTAA
- a CDS encoding transglycosylase SLT domain-containing protein, producing the protein MFKKENLKQRYFSFGVIAVAIAMLAVIFAFSSKNVDTDSYAKKSEPKVIKKVKKAKQPSQEAVKEEPKEESAEATSEPAPAAYSSGGVVLSNGNTAGVVGSQAAAQMAAATGVPQSTWEHIIARESNGNPSAANASGASGLFQTMPGWGSTATVQDQVNSALNAYRAQGLSAWGY; encoded by the coding sequence ATGTTTAAAAAAGAAAATTTAAAACAACGTTATTTTAGTTTTGGGGTTATCGCAGTTGCTATTGCGATGTTAGCAGTTATTTTTGCATTTTCAAGCAAAAATGTTGATACAGATTCTTACGCTAAGAAATCTGAGCCTAAGGTTATCAAAAAAGTAAAAAAAGCTAAACAACCTAGTCAAGAAGCTGTTAAAGAAGAGCCAAAAGAGGAATCTGCTGAGGCAACTTCAGAACCAGCTCCAGCAGCTTACAGCTCAGGTGGTGTTGTTCTTTCTAACGGAAATACTGCTGGTGTGGTTGGTAGTCAAGCAGCAGCTCAGATGGCAGCTGCAACTGGTGTCCCACAATCAACATGGGAACACATTATTGCGCGTGAATCTAATGGTAATCCAAGTGCTGCGAATGCTTCAGGCGCATCAGGTTTATTCCAAACGATGCCAGGTTGGGGATCAACAGCAACTGTTCAAGATCAAGTGAATTCCGCTTTGAATGCTTACCGTGCACAAGGCTTATCAGCTTGGGGATATTAA
- a CDS encoding energy-coupling factor transporter transmembrane component T family protein has product MDKLILGRYIPGNSLIHRLDPRSKLLAMIIYIIIIFWANNVVTNLLMLGFTLGVVFLSKIKLSFFLNGVKPMIGIILFTTLFQMFFAQGGSPIFRLGIITITDLGLSQAILIFMRFVLIIFFSTLLTLTTTPLSLSDAVESLLKPLTRFKVPAHEIGLMLSLSLRFVPTLMDDTTRIMNAQKARGVDFGEGNLVQKVKSIIPVLIPLFASSFKRADALAIAMEARGYQGGEGRTKYRQLDWQLKDSLAVSSVLILGILLFFLKNPL; this is encoded by the coding sequence ATGGATAAATTGATTCTGGGACGTTATATTCCAGGAAACTCCCTTATTCATCGTCTGGATCCTAGAAGTAAATTGTTAGCAATGATAATTTACATTATTATTATTTTTTGGGCGAATAATGTGGTGACCAATCTATTGATGTTGGGTTTTACCTTAGGTGTTGTTTTCTTATCGAAAATCAAGTTATCATTCTTTTTGAATGGGGTTAAACCAATGATTGGAATTATCCTTTTTACGACTCTATTTCAGATGTTCTTCGCCCAAGGTGGCTCACCTATTTTTCGTCTGGGTATTATTACTATCACTGATTTAGGGCTCAGTCAAGCGATTTTAATTTTTATGCGCTTTGTTTTAATTATTTTCTTTTCAACGTTACTTACCCTAACAACAACCCCCTTGAGTTTATCGGATGCCGTTGAGTCCTTGTTAAAACCTTTAACTAGGTTCAAGGTTCCAGCTCATGAAATTGGGTTGATGCTGTCCTTGAGTTTGCGTTTTGTGCCAACTCTCATGGATGATACTACCCGTATTATGAATGCGCAGAAGGCTCGAGGTGTGGATTTCGGTGAAGGAAACTTGGTTCAAAAAGTGAAATCCATTATCCCTGTTTTAATTCCTTTATTTGCTTCTAGTTTTAAAAGAGCAGATGCCCTGGCTATTGCTATGGAGGCCAGAGGTTATCAAGGAGGAGAGGGTCGTACTAAATACCGTCAGCTAGATTGGCAACTAAAAGATAGTTTAGCAGTGAGCTCAGTTTTAATCTTAGGTATCCTGCTCTTTTTCTTGAAAAATCCTTTATAA
- a CDS encoding energy-coupling factor ABC transporter ATP-binding protein → MSINFQSVSYTYQVGTPFEGRALFDIDLTILDGSYTAFIGHTGSGKSTIMQLLNGLHTPTKGIVRIGKQEITNQSKNKDIKSVRKQVGLVFQFPESQLFEETVLKDVAFGPQNFGVSQEEAEALAREKLALVGISENLFDKNPFELSGGQMRRVAIAGILAMQPDVLVLDEPTAGLDPKGRKELMTLFKKLHQLGMTIVLVTHLMDDVANYADFVYVLEEGKIILSGEPKSVFQRVHFLEEKQLGVPKVTKFAQGLVDRGMALSSLPITLEELREVLRHG, encoded by the coding sequence ATGTCAATTAATTTCCAAAGTGTAAGTTATACTTATCAAGTAGGGACCCCTTTTGAAGGGCGTGCCCTTTTTGACATTGATTTAACTATTTTAGACGGATCTTATACAGCCTTTATTGGCCATACTGGTTCTGGCAAATCAACGATTATGCAGTTGTTGAATGGATTACATACTCCGACTAAAGGAATTGTTAGGATTGGCAAGCAGGAGATTACAAATCAGTCTAAAAACAAAGATATCAAATCTGTTCGTAAGCAAGTAGGTCTTGTGTTTCAGTTTCCAGAAAGCCAGTTATTTGAAGAAACTGTCTTAAAAGATGTTGCTTTTGGACCTCAAAATTTTGGGGTTTCTCAGGAAGAGGCAGAAGCTTTAGCGCGTGAGAAACTGGCACTTGTAGGCATTTCAGAAAATCTTTTTGATAAAAATCCTTTTGAATTATCAGGAGGTCAAATGCGACGTGTGGCTATTGCTGGTATTTTAGCTATGCAGCCGGACGTTTTAGTTTTGGATGAGCCAACAGCAGGCCTAGATCCAAAAGGTCGAAAGGAATTGATGACCTTATTTAAAAAGCTCCATCAACTAGGAATGACCATTGTCTTGGTAACTCATCTGATGGACGATGTGGCAAACTATGCTGATTTTGTGTATGTTTTGGAAGAGGGAAAAATAATTTTGTCAGGAGAACCAAAGTCTGTTTTTCAACGGGTTCATTTCTTAGAGGAAAAACAACTGGGTGTTCCTAAAGTGACTAAATTCGCTCAAGGACTTGTTGATCGAGGAATGGCTCTTTCTTCTTTACCTATTACCTTAGAAGAGCTTAGGGAGGTGCTTAGACATGGATAA
- a CDS encoding energy-coupling factor ABC transporter ATP-binding protein, translated as MSNIIELKQVTFHYHPNQEKPTLNQVSFYVKQGEWLSIIGHNGSGKSTTVRLIDGLLEADSGDIFVDGELLTEENVWDIRHKIGMVFQNPDNQFVGATVEDDVAFGLENKGITHQEMKERVNQALQLVGMQDFKDREPSRLSGGQKQRVAIAGAVAMRPKIIILDEATSMLDPKGRLELIGTIQSIREDYQITVISITHDLDEVALSDRVLVMKDGQVESASTPEQLFVRGDDLLQLGLDIPFTASVVQMLKEEGYPIEASYFTEKELENQLCQLISKV; from the coding sequence ATGTCAAATATTATTGAACTCAAACAGGTTACATTTCATTACCATCCAAATCAGGAAAAACCAACCTTAAATCAGGTTTCGTTTTATGTGAAACAAGGTGAGTGGTTGTCTATTATTGGTCATAATGGATCAGGAAAATCGACGACTGTTCGTCTCATTGATGGTTTATTAGAAGCTGATTCAGGGGATATTTTTGTAGATGGTGAATTGCTAACAGAAGAAAACGTTTGGGATATTCGTCATAAAATCGGTATGGTATTCCAAAATCCTGACAATCAATTTGTAGGAGCTACAGTTGAAGATGATGTTGCTTTTGGGCTTGAGAACAAAGGAATTACCCATCAAGAGATGAAAGAGCGTGTCAACCAGGCTTTACAACTCGTAGGTATGCAAGATTTTAAAGATAGGGAGCCTTCTCGCTTATCTGGTGGGCAAAAACAACGGGTTGCTATTGCAGGAGCTGTTGCTATGAGGCCGAAAATCATTATTTTAGATGAAGCTACTAGTATGCTTGATCCAAAAGGACGTTTAGAATTGATTGGGACTATTCAGTCGATTCGTGAAGATTACCAGATAACAGTGATTTCCATTACCCATGATTTAGATGAAGTTGCTCTGAGTGATCGCGTCTTAGTGATGAAAGATGGACAAGTGGAGTCAGCCTCAACGCCAGAACAATTGTTTGTAAGAGGCGATGACCTTCTCCAGTTGGGCCTTGATATTCCCTTCACCGCTTCTGTTGTACAGATGCTTAAAGAGGAAGGTTACCCAATTGAAGCTTCTTATTTCACAGAAAAGGAATTAGAAAACCAATTATGTCAATTAATTTCCAAAGTGTAA
- the pgsA gene encoding CDP-diacylglycerol--glycerol-3-phosphate 3-phosphatidyltransferase, which translates to MTKKENIPNLLTLIRIVMIPLFLLVTSFSNELSWHVFAAIIFAAASLTDYLDGYLARKWHVVTNFGKFADPLADKMLVMSAFIMLVGLGLAPAWVSAIIICRELAVTGLRLLLVETGGEVLAAAMPGKIKTTTQMLSIIFLLCHWTLLGNVFLYVALFFTIYSGYDYFKGASFLFKDTFK; encoded by the coding sequence ATGACAAAAAAAGAAAATATTCCCAATTTATTAACCCTTATTCGAATTGTAATGATTCCCCTCTTTCTCCTGGTTACCTCTTTTTCTAATGAACTCAGCTGGCATGTATTTGCAGCTATTATCTTTGCAGCAGCTAGCTTAACTGACTATTTAGATGGGTATCTTGCACGTAAGTGGCATGTTGTTACTAATTTTGGGAAATTTGCTGATCCTCTAGCAGATAAAATGCTTGTGATGAGTGCTTTTATCATGTTAGTTGGACTGGGTCTGGCGCCTGCTTGGGTATCAGCCATTATCATCTGTCGAGAATTGGCTGTGACTGGGCTTCGTTTATTACTTGTTGAAACAGGTGGAGAAGTTTTGGCAGCTGCTATGCCAGGAAAGATAAAAACAACAACTCAAATGTTGTCTATCATTTTCTTGCTTTGTCACTGGACATTATTAGGAAATGTCTTTCTCTATGTTGCTCTTTTCTTTACCATTTATTCTGGTTATGATTACTTCAAAGGAGCAAGTTTTCTCTTCAAGGATACCTTTAAATAA